The window GGCATTAGAGAAAGCTGGTGTAACGTTATTAAATACAGGTATTGGTTGGCATGAAGCACGTATTCCAACGATTGTAACGTCGGTACCTCGTGCAGCATTTGTAGATTATACCGCAGAGGTTAAACAGCATCTTTCAATTCCTGTTATTGCATCTAACCGTATCAATATGCCGGATGTAGCTGAAGAGATCGTTGCATCGGGTAAGGCCGACATGGTGCAAATGGCACGCCCATTCTTGGCAGATCCATATTGGGTGAATAAAACTGCGACCAATCGTGTTGATGAAATTAATACCTGTATTGCTTGTAACCAAGCGTGTTTAGATCATGCATTCAAAAATCAGCGTGTGAGTTGTCTGGTCAATCCACAAGCATGCTTTGAAACAGAACTGGTTTATATCAAAACCAAAAAGCCAAAGCGCATTGCCGTTGTGGGTGGTGGTGTCGCAGGGATGTCTGCTGCCACTGTTGCCGCAAGCCGTGGACATGCTGTGACTTTGTTTGAAGCCAATAGTGATGTTGGTGGTCAGTTTAATCTAGCTAAAGTTGTGCCTGGAAAAGAAGAGTTTCATGAAACGATTCGTTATTTCAAAGTACAACTTCAACAAACAGGTGTTGACGTTCGTTTAAATACGCGCGTAAGTCGTGAACAATTAGAACGCGAAGGTTTTGATGAAGTCGTGGTTGCAACAGGTGTTGTACCGCGCGAGTTGAAAATTCAAGGTAGCACTGCACCACAAGTATTATCTTATGCAGAAGTTTTAAAGGGTGCTGAGGTTGGACGTAAAGTCGCAGTGATCGGTGCTGGTGGGATTGGTTTTGATGTATCAGAGTTTTTATTAAAACCACCTCATCAGCCTCAACCGCAACCTTTAGCGGAATGGCAGCGTGAGTGGGGTGTGGATCCTGAAGCAAATTATATTTCAGAAGGTGGTATGCAACGCCCTGAAGTTGAAGCACCTGTTCGTGAGATCTATTTATTACAACGTAAGACGACACCACTCGGAATTGGTTTAGGTAAAACCTCTGGTTGGGTGCATCGTGCGCAATTGAAAAAACACGCAGTGCGTATGCTTCGTGGTGTGCAATATAAAGCAGTGACTGATGAAGGATTGTGGGTTGAGCACAATGGGCATGATCAATTATTGCGTGTTGATACGATTGTTGTCTGTGCAGGGCAAGAATCTGTGAAGGATTTAATGCCTAAAGAGGGTGAGAATACCTTTGCAAACTATCATATTATTGGTGGGGCGAAGCTTGCGGCTGAGCTAGATGCTAAACGAGCGATTCGAGATGGCGCAGAGTTGGCCGCAAGACTTTAATAATTGATGAAACATTATGCATTTGAATACATTGCAGTTAAATTTTTCTTGAATAAAGGAAACAAGCTTTGTATTCTTACGCACATGGAAGCGTGGCAGAGCGGTTTAATGCACCGGTCTTGAAAACCGACGAGGGTGTGAGTCCTCCGTGAGTTCGAATCTCACCGCTTCCGCCAAATGTCTAAATAAGCCCTTGTTTTTGCAAGGGCTTATTTTTTTGTCTAATAT is drawn from Acinetobacter suaedae and contains these coding sequences:
- a CDS encoding NADPH-dependent 2,4-dienoyl-CoA reductase, encoding MTSYANILKPLHLGFTTIKNRVVMGSMHSGLEDRFYNYPKLAAYFEERAKGGVGLIITGGISPNRQGWLLPAGGTMNSLADIPHHRLVTHAVHKHGSKILMQILHSGRYGYHPFSVSSSAIKAPINPFKPRQMSDSQILATIDDYARCASLAKKAGYDGVEIMGSEGYLINQFLSNHVNKRTDRWGGDIENRMRFPVEIVKAIRAKVGEKFIIAFRLSLLDLVHDGNTMQEVITVAKALEKAGVTLLNTGIGWHEARIPTIVTSVPRAAFVDYTAEVKQHLSIPVIASNRINMPDVAEEIVASGKADMVQMARPFLADPYWVNKTATNRVDEINTCIACNQACLDHAFKNQRVSCLVNPQACFETELVYIKTKKPKRIAVVGGGVAGMSAATVAASRGHAVTLFEANSDVGGQFNLAKVVPGKEEFHETIRYFKVQLQQTGVDVRLNTRVSREQLEREGFDEVVVATGVVPRELKIQGSTAPQVLSYAEVLKGAEVGRKVAVIGAGGIGFDVSEFLLKPPHQPQPQPLAEWQREWGVDPEANYISEGGMQRPEVEAPVREIYLLQRKTTPLGIGLGKTSGWVHRAQLKKHAVRMLRGVQYKAVTDEGLWVEHNGHDQLLRVDTIVVCAGQESVKDLMPKEGENTFANYHIIGGAKLAAELDAKRAIRDGAELAARL